From Aegilops tauschii subsp. strangulata cultivar AL8/78 chromosome 5, Aet v6.0, whole genome shotgun sequence:
aacccaaatttattgattcgacacaaggggagccaaagaatattctcaagtattagcaactgatttgtcaattcagccacacctggataacttagtatctgcaacaaagtatttagtagcaaagtaatatgaaagtaacggtaacagtagcaaaagtaatatttttgggttttgtagtgattgtaacagtagcaacggaaaagtaaataagcgaagaacaatatgtgaaaagctcataggcattggatcggtgatggagaattatgccggatgcggttcatcatgtaacattcataacatagggtgacacagaactagctccaattcatcaatgtaatgtaggcatgtattccgaatatagtcatacgtgcttatggaaaagaacttgcatgacatctttcgtcctaccctcctgtggcagcggggtcctagcggaaactaagggatattaaggcctccttttaatagagtaccggaccaaagcattaacacatagtgaatacatgaactcctcaaactatggtcctcaccgggagtggtcccgattattgtcacttcggggttgtcggatcataacacatagtaggtgactatagacttgcaagataggatcaagaacacacatatattcatgaaaacataataggttcagatctgaaatcatggcactcggaccctagtgacaagcattaagcatagcaaagtcatagcaacatcaatctcagaacatagtggatactagggatcaaaccctaacaaaactaactcgattacatgatagatctcatccaacccatcaccatccagcaagcctacgatgcaattactcacgcacggctgtgagcatcatgaaattggttatgggggatggttgatgatgacgacgacgatggattcccctctctggagccccgtgcggactccagatcagccctccgaagaggttttagggcttggcgggggctccgtatcgtaaaacgcgatgaatccttctctctgatttttttctccccgaacacgaatatatggagttggagttgaggtcggtggagcgtcagggggcccacgaggcaggggggcgcgccccccacccttgtggacagggtgtgggccccctgacgtggatttttcttccagtatttttaatattttccaaaaatatgttccgtggagtttcaggtcattccgagaacttttgtttctgtacataaataacaccatggaaagtctgctgaaaacagcgtcagtccgggttagttccattcaaagcatgcaagttagagtccaaaacaagggcaaaagtgtttggaaaagtagatacaatggagacgtatcaccgggtttcaggcaataaggatatagcatttaaaacagattcaaCTTTTGTCTCTATAtgttctgctgacaaggacgcagagaagacatttgacagtttcaatagaatgcatatgatttggatagaaaGAATTcgaggtagaagcatagaagaggttagggtccgatcacattcacttagatcaaaagattcaagcatgaagacatagctataagtgaatgctgtagaggacagaacactagtatatgtatatatatcagaataagaccaaatcaacattgtgaagataaacatgaagttAAATCAGTGTTGAATATAATCCAAATGCGAAGACTTTGCAAATGTGACGCCAGGTGaaacacttcaaacaaaagtttggtggtggcgttacccacggtataggaagtattagacccagacacggcacacaattatcgtggcgctccgaagtcaaattccgcattaatgtattcacacttagagtgtatgtcttaattgattgaagatatacgttacttcatgtgttgcacatctaagtcatctacatgcataagtgttaggatgtgtgtccaatcataggacatttgaggattctaagatatttagctcacatcgCAACTTGCAAAAACTTTTCTcttccaagggctttgtgaagatatctgctaattgctcttcagtgttgacgtgaatgatatcaatatcttccttcatgacatgatctctgagaaagcgatgacgaatttcaatgtgctttgtcttcgagtgctgaactgggttgttggcaatcttgatggcgctttcattgtcgcagtagagtggcacatgcttcagGTGGACACCATAGTCCTtaagagtttgcttcatccagagaagctaagcacagcaagatccagcagcaatgtattcagattcagcggtggggagagatacacagttctgcttctttgaagaccaacagacaagagatcgtcccagaaagtgacatgtgcctgatgtggacctgcaatcaaccttgtcaccagcataattagcatctgagaatccaactagatcaaactctgagccctttggataccataatcctagtgttggggtgtaagccaaatatcgaagaattcgattcacagctaagtgatgtgattcctttggtgcTGCTTGGAaccgggcacacatgcaaacactaagcattatatctaaCGAGGATTTCAGTAGTGAGTATAATATGACTCAGGAGGGTACCAATGCATCCCGGGTTTTGTGAAGTAACGCGAAGGAAAGGGAatatcacatgataaccaaaggtccactcgaatatcattcgtgtgctcatagggatcgatatggacgtTCACGGTATCGCTGTCAATCATTGAACGAACGGTTTTGTTCATGTCTATGAAataccgaacctatagggtcacaagcttaaggcaaTCACGATCTGCTGAGCGTTAATGGGACAGGAGAGATGAGAAAATATTTATGGAATCGTTTCATTAATATTCGGAAAAGTTCCGAGAGGATCCGGAAGCGTTTCAGGGTCACCGAAAGGTTTTCGGTGAATACCGAGTATTACTGATAAATAATATATAGGTGAAAATGTTTTTCAGGGATattaaattatatatatataatggtcTGAAAGTATTTAGAAcaattttatatttaatttaatattAACGGGCCTTCAAAGGCCAAGAGGTGGATGCGCCCCTTTCGTAAGGAAGGAGGCCAAATAGGAGTGGGGGAGGAGTCCAACTCCTCCTTCCCTTGGCCGGCGCACCAATGGGGACTCTTTCCCCCTTGGTGGTAGATCTCCCTCTTCCCTCTAAcatatatatacttgaggtttgcTGCTCTTTTGTATACACAAGTTTCAGAGCCTCCTCTTGTtcttctagttctagttctagttctagttggtcctagttgactaattagagctacACTAATCCTCTAATCCTCATAAAGAAGCTCCACGCagttctaatctcctccctctaattctccggcGACGATTATCTCTGGATGGCGAAGCACTGCCAAATTGTGAAGGTtgcacgcttgcaaccaagtagagaggccaTGCTTCGGTCTTTGGTTTGAGGGACTATTCGTGGGCGGTTTGCGGGATCGTTCGTCCATGGTTTGAGGGACTCCAAATAGGATCTACACCGACACGGTCTTCTTCTACTGCAACTCAGTGATGGTAACGATCGTGACCACAACctgttatgcatcttcatattgatccTGGTTGTGAGTAGGCGCGGaatttttgttttctactatgtttcccaacattTAATTAGTTCCACAGACCATGAGAGTATCCTAGTCACTTCCTACTGTAAGATGGACTATGAGGTTGCCCAAACGTCATCTTCATCGAAAAGTTTGACAACAGACTAGATAGCTCGAGAGTGTGATTTGGtcctccgatgatggagagatattcgtgtggccctctcggtgtgacggCATCCATCACCGTTTGTCCAGACACATGTAACTACATCACGGGGATGCTAGAACActtcaacgagaaagaagaacaaaaccggtaatgGAGGCAGcggtatagtgagcatggtgaTGGCTCAGGAGGATAACGATGCACCCCGGATTTTGTAAGGTAACGcaaagcaaagggaacatcataTGATAATCAGAGGTTAAACTATGATTTACCGAACCTacgggtcacaagcttaaggtaattacgatctgctgagtgttagtaggacAAGAGTATCAAGGATTTATTTGTGAAATAGTTTCATTAATATTCAGAATAGTTCAGACTGGAATGGAAGCTTTTCGGGGTCATCGGAAGGGTTTCAGAGAGTATCGGGTAATACCGAGTATTACCAATAAttaatatataggtggaaaatgtttccgGGGATGTtaaattatactccctccgttccttgatataaggtgtatagatttttgagaaaaaatccgaaatataaggtgtattgcgCTGCACCACTTGTTTGAATAATTTTTTTAGGGATTTGATTACATTTCCTTATATTATACAAGGTCCTCTATTTTCTCATGTCAATTAGTCAGGTGTAATCTCGCCCAAAACTTGTAAAATTTACCCTCCACGTGCGTTCTTTAATTTCCGTGCCATAAACTATACACCCTATATtcaggaacggagggagtatataataTGCTCTAGTAATTGTTAGAGggcttttatatttaatttaaaaTCAACGGGCCTTAAAAGGCCATGTGGGGAGGCAACTTGTGCCACCAAGGCCCAAgtggggaggcgcccccctttccctctagGGGTGGCTGAATTGGGAAGGGGAAGGACTCCCCTTCCCTCCTTGGCCGGTTCAACCGGAGGGGAGTCCTTCCCCTCCTCTTGGCTGCCCCTCTCCCCTCTaacctatatatagtggaggtcTTGGCCCTTTTCTaaacacaagttttggagcctcctctagttcttctatttctagttctagttggtcctagttgactaattatAGCTAGTTCTAGTTCCTCTAATCCTCAGAATTAGAAGTccagtgtggttctaatctcctcacTCTAATTCTATGGCGACGATTAGCTCTGGATGCCGAAGcgctgccggatcgtgaagaccgtacgtttgcaaccaagtagagaggtcgtgctttTGGTCTTCCATTGGAGGGATCGTTCGACGGCGGTTCGCAGGATCATCATCaacggttcgagggactccaagtacgatctacactGACTCGTCTACTTCCGCTGCACTCCGAAGTCGGTGACGATCGTTGTTCCAAACCctatatgcatcttcatattgttcctggGAGATCTTATGGAGAAAAAAAATGTAGGtttctactatgtttcccaacatcCATCACACCATTTATTTCCCGGGTAAAGGCTCTAATTGCGGTCGGCGGAGAATGCGCTGTCGGCATCatccccttcttgaaggcgctaCCTTGGAAATTGTTTTGCTGGTGGACACTGGGTTGGTGTTGGCGGTGATCTAGATCAGGAGTTGGTGCAGTGTGGTATCTACTGCGTCGGCGATGGCGGGTTCCGACGGCGTGGAGTAGTGGGGTCCCGACGAGGGACGTGTGTTGATGACGCGTGCTGGGTGGTGGCAGTTGGGCTTGGCAAGGTCATTGTGTGGATCTCTCCTGAAGTTGGGATGGGGGAAGATGGAGGCGGCAGATTCTTAAACGTGCGCATGCGGTGCGTGTTGAGAGTCTGTTAGACCAGTTGGTGATCTCGGCTCACAGGTGGGTGTGTTGGTGAGGCCACTGGACTAGATGGTGTGCGTTGGTGCGTAGTTAGGGCACATCCTCAAGGTAGTAGGTGTAGCGATATAGATCGCCAGGATGGTAGCTTCGGGTTGATTCATGTATTTGTTTTTTGTTAGACTCTATTGATAATATAATAAAGATGGTTGTGTGTATTGCTCAATGTAGAGGGCGGAGGTTATCCTCCTTTAAAAAAACATGTCATAGGGGTTGGCACAGTAAAGTGCACTTCGACCATTTCCTTATCCTCAGTTTTACATGTGCCAGTTTTTCCTTTCATTTTGGTCTCTTCATTGCTCAAATTGATCAAACAGACTCGTTTGATCCTTGACGAGTTTGGTTGTGTGATTCGAGAGCGAGTGATGTGGCAGATGGTTGGGACTGGCACCAGGCATAGGGGGCTTTGTTATATGGACCAGGAGATGCAACCAGATTCGGTGTGTGTTGTCCGCATGTGACCATGACCAGGAGGTGCAACCGGACTTGGTGTGCGCTATGAGCCTATGACCATGGAGGACAAGGATAAGCAGGTGATGATCCATCACTCTAGGATGGGACATGTATCTTTTGATAAGATGAGTACACTATTTCTGGATGTTATGTGTGGGATAGGCAAGGGCAAGTTGACTTGTGATGCTTCCGAATATGCTAAACACACAAGAGCCTCATATGTGAGTAAGGGGCTCAGGAGCATATTTCCTTTTATGCGTTTTCATTTAGATGTATCGACTAGCCCGGTGGTGTCAATGAATGGAATGAAATGTGATGTTGCCTTTATTGACTGCTATTCTCGTATGACTTGGGTTACTTGATGTGACACAAGGATGAGGTGTTCAGTTGTTTTCAGAActttcatgcatatgtgtagACTCGGTTTCAGGTGCAGGTGATCAGGACTGATAATGATAAGGAGTATGTGAACAATACTTTTGGGGCATTCTTGTTTGACCATGGTATCCTTCATCAAACATCTTGCCCAAACTCACCCCCTCTAGAATGGACTGGCAGAAAGAAAGAATCAACATTCTTGAGGTTGCTCGGTCGTTGACGTATATTATGAATGTGCCGGTTTCTTATGGAGTGAAGCAGTTATGACAACCACATACCTGATCAACTGGACACCATCAATAATACTAggcataaaaaatctccgtgtgaGTTGATGTTTGGAGAAACGAAGTTTGTTCTTCTCTCAAACTTGTCTGGCAGTACTTGTTTTGTTCGAGATAACCGACATTCTATTATGAAGCTAGATATGTGAGCAGTGAGGTGTGTTTTTCTAGGCTATTCTTCTAGTCGGAAGGGGTATAAATGTTGGTGTCCCTATAAGAAATGTAGGTTTGTCAGTATGGACGTCACCTTCAGGGAGTCTAAGCCATTCTATGGTGAGCCGACAGATCTAAGTTTGTCGTTTGCAGAGCTTGACCATTTACACTTTGTGAAGGATGGTCAAAAGGTGGAGCAGGTTGTGTCGCAGGGTTATTTTGTGGGCACTAAAAGTGATGATGATGTGCAGGTTCAGTTCCAGCTAATAGTGGGTACAAATCCGGTTGGTACTCTCGCTAATGATGATGTGCAGATTCAAGTCTGGCCAACAATGGGTACAATTTAGATTGGTAATATCCAACTTCTTGTTCGGGATTGGTGGCAGAAGAGTACGCTCGTGTACTCGTGAAGGCAACCACAAGTGCCACAAGTGCATAGCTCATCAGACACATGTCTGGTATATTCAAGGCGGCGGCCTAAAGCGTAGGGGAGTAGCAAGGCAATGATGCAAGCTCATCTGACATAGTGGAACTGGTTAGTGCGTTGCGTAAGGCTATACGTGAAGCGGCAAGGAAGGCTCTACCAGAGGATGATACTTGTGGTGACCATGACATTAGCAAACTTTGTGTCTTATGAGGCTTTGTGTCCTTCCTTTAGAGCGTTTGTTGCCTCTCTACAAATTGTGTCAATCCCAAAGGATTGGAAGGTTGCAAAGAACGATCTGAAGTGGCGTGTAACAATGATAAAGGAGTTGGAGGCACTgaagaaaaacaaggcatgggtGCTAACCACATTGCCGACAGAAAAGAAAACAGTGAGTTGTAAGTGGATCTATATCGTGAGGCAAAATCCTAAAGGGAAAGTGGAACGGTATAAGGTCGGATTGGTCGCCATTGGATAGAGTCGAACTTATGGAATGACTACGATGAGACGTTTGCTCCAGTGGCATAGATGAACACAGTAAGAAAATTGGTTTCATGTGTTGCAAACTTTTGGTGGAAGTTACATCACTTAGATGTCAAGAATGTCTTCTTGCGTGGTGAGCTGCAGGAAGAAGTGTACATGGAGATACCACCAGGTTTTGGTATTCAAAGACCGCGGGGAAGGTATCCACACTGGAAAAAAAATCCTTGTACGGACTAAAGCAATCACCGAGGGCATGGTTTGATCGGTTCAGACATGTTGTCTATGTTATGGGGTTGTCAGTGTAACGGTGACCACGCGATGTCCGACATGCACTTTGATCAGAAGATCACCATTCTTGCGgtttatgtggatgacattatcatCACTAGAGATGATAAGGAGGAAACAGAGAGATTGAATGGGTGTCCAAGCAAGGACTACTTCCTTGGCATTCAAGTGGCTCGGACAGAGAGGGGAATTCTTTGTGAAAATTCAACTTGGATGTCTTGAGTGACATGGGCATGATGGGATGTCGTGCAACCTGCACTCTGATTGAACAAAATCATCAAGTGACAGCACAATCTCAAGAGCTAGTGAATAAGGAAGATCATCAGAAGTTCGTTGGGAGATTATTGTACTTGTGTCATACCAGGCCTGATATTTCATACGGGCGTGGTGAGCACATAGATTCATGACCCAAGGAGTGGGCATCTTGAAATTGTACACAAAATCATGAGATACTTAGGGCACTCAAGGTAAAGGGTTGTGGTTTGCGAAGAGTGGACATCTTGAGGTGGGTGGCTACTTGGATTGGGTCGGTTGTCAAGATGATAGAAGATCGGCTTCTGGCTATTGTGTGTTTATGGGAGGAAATTTGGTGTCATAAAGAAGCAAGAAACTGACAGTTGTTTCCAGATCAATATATACCAGAAGCTGGGCATAGAGCCTTATCTCAAGGGTTGAGTGAGATGCTCTGGATGAAGCACCTACAAGGGAGTTGAAACTTCTGACGAAGGGGCCCTTGAGAGTGTGGTGTGACAATCAATCAACGATAAGCATTGCTAATAACCCAGTTCAACATGATAAAGCAAAATATGTGGAAATTGATCGCTTCTTTATTAAAGAGAAACTTGATGTTGGGTTCATCAGCCTTACTCATGTCAGCTCTAGGAGCAATTTGAAGATTGCTTGACAAAGGGATTTGGGAACAAATGATTGTAACTTGGCGTGTGACAAGATCGGGATGATAGATATCTACCACCCACTTTGAGGGGGAGTGTTGAACCGGGATGGGGGTCTGGCCCATCTCCACTATTGGCATAGGGCCCAAGCCCATGTGTGGCTGACCTACATGAGTGCAACCAGACGTTGTCTGGTAAGAGGCAAGAGACACACACACGAGATACTACGACCGCCACACCCATCCAGAGAAAGCCACGGCTACGTCTCTCCTGCAAGCCAACACGCTTCAATCCAGTTTCTCGCACAGGTGATTTCCATTACAAAGGATTTTGAGCGTAATTAGATTTGTGTAGGTAGGGACTTGATACTACTGTTATCAGATTATGTAGCAACCAAAGAAACGGGATTTAATGGTATCTGTTAAGGATGTAATCAGATTAAGTTACGAAATCACAAACTAAACACCTTCTAAGTATGCTCTTTCTCTCAGTAGACATGTTAAAGTATACTTCTCTTCATAAATCAGACATAATGAAACATAAATATTACACACAGAAAATATTGTGTTTGAGTGTATTTTGTGAAGTCGTACCTCTGGCTTGGCAGATTCTGTCTCAAGGAAAAACATTAGTTGCCCAATAGTAGGCCTTAGTTCGGGTTGGATCCTCACACATCTTTTCCCAATGTACAGCCAATACTCCACTTGTTGGACGAAACCCTCTTCAAGTGATGGGTACTTAGATGCAACATTGAAATATTGCATTAGAGCCTGGTAAATTGGATTAGGCAGCTATGGTTATATACTAAATACATATTCTATATTTATAGTTAATTCACTTGGCAAGTATACCCCATTAAAAAAATATCCTATTTTTACACATATTTCTATTTTATTTTGTATGGTTTACACAAATTTCCCCAAAATTGGGCAGCCTACATGTCAACCCCATATGTTGGTTCAAGCATTTGAAATAAGATATGTTCGATCTTGAAAAAAGAACACACATCCCACTCATTTTTGGCCCTAGTTAAGTGACATTTGATCCTTAAACTTTGAAAGTATAATTTGTATTATGCTTTAACATGTTTATATTGTATTTTGAATTTTAAATCAATTAGAAATACAAACATATGGAAATGAAAAACCTGCGTAATGACGAAAGTGCAAACAACAAGACAACGACGCCTCTGAGGAGTTTAGCGGTGCCCACGGGCATCGCCTTCGCTGGCTCCAGATGGTGCAGGGCTTTTGGCAATGTTGTTCTGACACCCTCTCGAAGGACTAGTTGAGCGAGGCGGGTAGCGGACCTGCACCTCCATGAAGAGCCATGGCAGCCACGTCGCCACGCATAGTCCAGTCCGAGCCACAGCAGGACAGATCTGAGTGGATCGATTCTTCCCACGGCGCGCCTAGCCAAACAGGACGAAGGTCGGGCTGGCGATCACACCACCACCCGCGCCAGTTCCGTAGAGGAAAACCGCCAAGGCCCATATCCGGCCAAATCCAACCTCAGCGCTACCGCTCAGATCCGGGCCAGGGCCCGAGCACATCAGCACGGCATGGCCTGCGGCAACTCTCTGCACCACTGCTGCCCCCTGATGCGACTCTCCACACCTCAGCCCCGACTCGCCGGTGCCGCACGTCGGCAGCCCTGGGAGCAGCCGTCTTGGAGCACCTCCAGGGCGAGCAGATCCAGCCACGCCGCCCCTTGCCATTGCCCTGCAGCTCTCATCCAGCAGCCACACCACCACGCATCAGCAGCCGCGGCAGAGTACCACCTCTACGTCCCCATGCGCATCCGTGACTACTACGCGAGAGAAACTCAACCCGCCGCCACTGGCCACCaacgggctttgcccggcggcgaggggaggaggTGGAGGGGTCGGCGACAACTCAACCCGAGCCACTCGCAGGAGCGGCGTAGGGGCAGGAAGGGGGGAGCAGCTTACTTTGTGAGGGTCGTTTGATCTAAGAAAATACTCTTAAAACCAACCCATGTCACTAAGGTCAGACAACATGTGAATACAACACGACATATACTGTAGTATTCACCAAAATCAATTTATTATTTTATAGTACAAAGCATGCTTTGTATGCAAAATTCTGACAGGTGGGCTCCATCTTAAAAACCAAAATAGGCTCTTTAAACATTGTACCATGCATGCATGGTGAGCCATTCTTTAATACCTATTAAGATTTAAGCACTAGGGTTGCCCTTTGCCATAGACCCGTACTGGAAGGTGAGAGTTTTATGAGAAAATTAGAGAAGAGAAAAAGGAGCAAATTGgtacttcctccgtcccataatataagagcgttttttacaaTAGTATTAAAGCTAAATTCATATGAAATGAGCAACATTGATAATATTATCTTACATTCTCGATATATGACTGGCTAGATGATTCGTTGCTGGGACACATGCCTCCGGTTGCGATTTCTATTATTAGAACACCCAAACTGTATATATTTGACTTGATTGTAACTTTACCGGTGTCCATGACCTCTGGTGCTATGTACCGTCTGCACGACAACATTTCAATATTTTATTACCAACAGATCATGGGATTACGATAAAAATATGTAAAACATGAAAGATCCGGATTACGGAGAAACAGCATAAGGAGGTTTAAGAAACCAGAATGGGCCACAAAACAGTGGCACATTCTTGTTTGTCCCTCGGAGCGAGTCAGTGTTAAGTTAGTAAGCACATGGGCATACTTTGTCGTGCAAGGTGCTTCCAGCAGAAGGAATGAAAGGGTTGGCCTGGGTTAGCACCCAACCCTGGATTCTGGATACCAATAGGTCCTAGTTTTCTGAACCTGTGGTTACCTTGGTGTGACAGCCATCGAAGTGCAGAAATCCCCTAGCTTCGGGACCATGCCATCATCTAGCAAAATATTGGTAGGTTTTATACCCTCATGGACAATGGGCGCATCCTGGCAGCCCACATGAAGGTGATGTAACCCCTCACAAATGCCACGTATTATCTTGTGACGAGTTTGCCAATCGAGTTCACTAGTTTTGTCTGGAATAATAAGAAAAATAATAGATAAAGAAATGGAACATAAAAAAGAGCTCTTTAGTTGTCATACCGTTTAATATCACGTCCGGACTTTTGTTTGGCAAAAACTCGTAACATAGCAAATTCTCTATCACATCCTTCCATATGTACAGCTCTGGATTCTTTTCATCAGGAACTGGCACTTTGGTTGGCTCATAGCAGTAGCCTATTAGTCGTACAATATTTTTGTGCTTTAGTCTCATAAGATCCACCACTCGTTCAAACTGCTCTTCTGGTTTTATCATTCTCTCATCGAATCTTTTCACAGCTATCACTTTCCCATCTTCAAGCTTACCCTGCTCAACTTGCCGTTATTAATATATGGAATTTTGGAATCTGCACTTCGTGGACATCCAAAACGAGGAAATGTTTAACAGTACCTTATAAATAGCACCGAAGCCATCTTGACCAAGTTTTTCAGAGAAATTACTCGTGATGTGTTCCAACTCTTTTAGTGACATTCTCCTGACTTCGTAATCATGAATACCCTTTTTAGAAAACACCAAAACATTTCAAGTAAGAATCGGTAGATATGAACTGCTCTTTTAATTATTGCACGACACATATTTTTGATCGGAGGGAGTAACATATTGATGACTGTCAAAATAAAATAGGAGTGACTTTGCTACATGTTTATGTAAATTAAGGACTTTGCAAATATCATTTCCACAATCCGGCCTATATCTTATGAGTGCAAGTGGGGAAATATGATGAGAGGTTTACAAACCTTTTGTAACTAAGGATTATATGTACCATAGTAAGCATTAAGCACCAATCTAGAATACTCATACCTGTTCTCTCTGTGACGATGGGTGATCTCCCATAGTTTCTACTTCATATAGTTTATAAATGATATTGCTCATCAGAGGCCTTTGACGTCGGTCAATATGCATGCAGGCTACAGCGATTTCGGTACAAGTCCTCACTTGTTTGCAATCTGCTTCAAATGTGGGATACCTCCTTATCTCTTGTAGTCTTTTCCTCCAGAATTTGTGGACCTACAAG
This genomic window contains:
- the LOC123494232 gene encoding uncharacterized protein, which translates into the protein MSSPPSEPCSGFGTPNFPFQTNSQGTSRESRMPGYHFFRQATCDFSQVIGRGLLGKVYKAHLPTGEVVAVKLLYLMAGIDDYSFSHLLEELMSVSHKNLVRLLGYSFEKEEEVLEYKGRAVHGVNIRRLICFEYVPGGSLAHFLSDQNLGLNWGVRFKIIKGICEGLQYLHKVGIVHCDLKPGNILLDDGKIPKITDFGLLPIFLGSDSGFGEDSGHRTLKYTPSEDICWGGLSEASDIFRLGVVIKRIVIGTMDYSSIADMDDRECVEHVHKFWRKRLQEIRRYPTFEADCKQVRTCTEIAVACMHIDRRQRPLMSNIIYKLYEVETMGDHPSSQREQGIHDYEVRRMSLKELEHITSNFSEKLGQDGFGAIYKGKLEDGKVIAVKRFDERMIKPEEQFERVVDLMRLKHKNIVRLIGYCYEPTKVPVPDEKNPELYIWKDVIENLLCYEFLPNKSPDVILNDKTSELDWQTRHKIIRGICEGLHHLHVGCQDAPIVHEGIKPTNILLDDGMVPKLGDFCTSMAVTPRRYIAPEVMDTGKVTIKSNIYSLGVLIIEIATGGMCPSNESSSQSYIENALMQYFNVASKYPSLEEGFVQQVEYWLYIGKRCVRIQPELRPTIGQLMFFLETESAKPEVRLHKIHSNTIFSVCNIYVSLCLIYEEKYTLTCLLRERAYLEGV